A genome region from Polypterus senegalus isolate Bchr_013 chromosome 7, ASM1683550v1, whole genome shotgun sequence includes the following:
- the LOC120532914 gene encoding SOSS complex subunit C, producing MASNPPGQGFQNKNRVAILAELDKEKRRLMQSQSMNNPGASIPLSRPALNKDFRDHAEQQHIAAQQKAALQHAHAHSSGFFITQDSSFGNLILPVLPRLDPE from the exons gttTTCAGAACAAAAATCGTGTTGCAATCCTGGCAGAACTAGACAAGGAAAAGAGAAGACTAATGCAGAGCCAGTCTATGAATAATCCTGGAGCCAG cattCCACTCTCAAGACCAGCTCTTAACAAAGATTTCCGGGATCATGCAGAACAGCAGCACATAGCAGCACAACAGAAAGCAGCCTTGCAG CATGCACATGCCCATTCCTCTGGCTTCTTCATAACACAGGATTCCTCATTTGGAAATCTTATTCTTCCAGTCTTGCCGAGACTTGACCCAGAGTAA